One region of Flavobacterium sp. KACC 22763 genomic DNA includes:
- a CDS encoding alpha/beta fold hydrolase: MLKIYSRLAIVLFLVTSCASKKAKFEDYVFKTKSEEVNYQTAYDKALKLWNIPYTEEDVKTSFGTAHIVMAGPKGGKDLVLLHGMDASSTMWYPNIQAFAKSHRIYAIDFIMEPNKSNLTAKPLSSDDIVAFYNEVFTYYKLKKFDIIGASRGGWIATLLAVQKPNSIDKIVLLSPAQTFKFLDKPRKTTSALMLKLFPSEKKFSKTLNTFSTHPENISRIYKRQFYLANKYAKSNSSMLKMLPFSDKELESIQNPVLVLIGDRDIINSEESLERAQKHLSKSETKIIKDAGHFLTIDQPKIVNDAVINFLE, encoded by the coding sequence ATGTTAAAAATATATTCCCGCTTAGCTATTGTACTTTTTTTAGTGACAAGTTGCGCTTCAAAAAAAGCAAAATTTGAAGATTACGTTTTTAAAACCAAAAGTGAAGAAGTAAATTATCAAACTGCTTATGATAAAGCTCTCAAACTTTGGAACATTCCGTACACCGAAGAAGATGTAAAAACTAGTTTTGGAACCGCACATATTGTAATGGCTGGGCCAAAAGGCGGAAAAGATCTGGTTTTACTTCACGGAATGGATGCCAGCTCGACCATGTGGTATCCCAACATTCAAGCTTTCGCTAAAAGTCATCGTATTTATGCCATCGATTTTATAATGGAACCCAATAAGTCCAACTTAACCGCAAAACCCCTTTCATCAGATGATATTGTTGCTTTTTATAATGAAGTTTTTACTTACTATAAATTAAAGAAATTTGATATAATTGGGGCTTCACGCGGTGGATGGATTGCGACCCTATTAGCTGTTCAAAAACCAAATTCAATTGATAAAATTGTTCTATTAAGTCCAGCACAGACTTTCAAATTTCTTGATAAACCAAGAAAAACAACTTCGGCATTAATGCTGAAACTTTTTCCAAGCGAAAAGAAATTCAGCAAAACATTAAACACTTTTTCAACTCATCCAGAAAACATAAGCCGTATTTACAAAAGGCAATTCTATTTGGCCAATAAATATGCAAAATCCAATTCCAGCATGTTAAAAATGCTCCCATTCTCAGATAAAGAATTAGAATCTATTCAAAATCCTGTTTTAGTTTTAATTGGCGACAGAGACATTATTAATTCCGAAGAAAGTTTAGAAAGAGCCCAGAAACATTTATCAAAAAGCGAAACAAAAATCATTAAAGATGCTGGTCATTTTTTAACTATAGATCAGCCAAAAATTGTAAATGATGCCGTTATTAATTTTTTAGAA